The following proteins come from a genomic window of Gossypium raimondii isolate GPD5lz chromosome 5, ASM2569854v1, whole genome shotgun sequence:
- the LOC105770233 gene encoding putative transcription elongation factor SPT5 homolog 1 gives MVRRFDDEEDDDVEEEEYEDEEEQLLDDEDYDLDEDVGRGRGGSSKKRGRSDFIDDLAEEDDEEDEDDDDEVYGGGGGGGGRGGKRHKAPRDGSQFFDLEAQVDSDEEEEEDEGEDGFIVDSGADMPDEDVGRRMRRPLPLREDEQEDVEALERSIQARYARSSHAEYDEETTDVEQQALLPSVRDPKLWMVKCAIGRERETAVCLMQKYIDKGSELQIRSVIALDHLKNYIYIEADKEAHVREAIKGIRNIFGAKIMLVPIREMTDVLSVESKAIDLSRDTWVRMKIGTYKGDLAQVVDVDNVRQRVTVKLIPRIDLQALANKLEGREVAKKKAFVPPPRFMNVDEARELHIRVEHRRDPMSGDYFENIGGMLFKDGFLYKTVSMKSISAQNIKPTFDELEKFRTPSVKGEGEMVGLSTLFANRKKGHFMKGDAVIVVKGDLKNLKGWVEKVEEENVHIRPEMKGLPKTLAVNEKELCKYFEPGNHVKVVAGTKEGATGMVVKVEQHVLIILSDTTKEHIRVFADDVVESSEVTTGVTKIGDYELHDLVLLDNNSFGVIIRVEREAFQVLKGVPERPEVSLVKLREIKCKLEKKFDVQDRYRNTVSVKDVVRILEGSCKGKQGPVEHIYKGVLFVYDRHHLEHAGFICAKAGSCCVVGGARSNGNRNGDSLSRFGGFKTPPRVPPSPRRFSRGGPPFDSGGRHRGGRGGHDALVGTTVKIRQGPYKGYRGRVVDIKGQSVRVELESQMKVVTVDRNFVSDNVVISTPHRETSRYGMGSETPMRSARTPLHPYMTPMRDPGATPIHDGMRTPMRDRAWNPYAPMSPPRDNWEEGNPASWGTSPQYQPGSPPSRAYEAPTPGSGWASTPGGSYSEAGTPRDSGSAYGNAPSPYMPSTPSGQPMTPSSGPYIPGTPGGQPMTPGTGGLDAMSPVIGPESEGPWFVPDILVNVHKSGDETLGVIQEVLPDGSCKVALGSSGSGDTVIAMPSEMEIIPPKKSDKIKIMGGSLRGLTGKLIGVDGTDGIVRIDDSLDVKILDLVILAKLP, from the exons ATGGTAAGGCGATTCGacgatgaagaagatgatgacgTCGAAGAGGAAGAGTATGAAGATGAGGAAGAACAGTTATTGGACGACGAGGATTATGACCTCGACGAAGACGTAGGGAGAGGCCGTGGCGGTTCGAGTAAGAAGCGTGGCAGATCTGATTTCATCGACGACTTGGCGGAGGAGGATGAtgaggaagatgaagatgatgatgatgaggttTATGGCGGCGGCGGCGGTGGTGGTGGTCGAGGTGGGAAACGACACAAGGCTCCGCGTGATGGCTCTCAGTTTTTTGATCTTGAAGCACAGGTTGATAGCGacgaggaagaggaagaggatgAAGGGGAAGACG GCTTCATAGTTGACAGTGGAGCTGATATGCCTGATGAAGATGTTGGTAGAAGGATGCGTCGCCCATTACCTCTTCGGGAGGATGAACAAGAAGATGTTGAAGCTCTTGAAAGAAGCATTCAAGCTAGGTATGCAAGATCAAGTCACGCAGAATATGACGAGGAGACAACTGATGTGGAACAGCAAGCACTTTTGCCATCTGTAAGAGATCCAAAGTTGTGGATGGTGAAATGTGCG ATTGGTCGTGAACGAGAGACAGCAGTTTGCCTCATGCAGAAATACATTGATAAAGGATCTGAATTGCAGATCAGGTCTGTTATTGCCCTTGATCacctaaaaaattatatttatattgaagCAGACAAGGAAGCCCATGTGAGGGAG GCTATCAAAGGTATACGCAATATATTTGGAGCAAAGATAATGCTTGTTCCAATAAGGGAAATGACTGATGTTTTATCAGTTGAAAGCAAAGCGATTGATCTTTCAAGAGATACCTGGGTCAGAATGAAGATTGGGACATATAAGGGTGATCTTGCTCAA GTAGTTGATGTGGATAATGTTCGGCAAAGAGTCACTGTGAAATTGATCCCTAGGATTGACTTACAAGCCCTAGCGAataaattg GAAGGGAGAGAAGTTGCAAAGAAGAAAGCTTTTGTTCCTCCTCCTCGTTTTATGAATGTTGATGAAGCTAG GGAACTTCATATTCGTGTAGAGCACAGACGAGATCCAATGTCTGGTGATTACTTTGAGAATATTGGTGGCATGTTGTTTAAAGATGGGTTCTTGTACAAAACAGTGTCAATGAAGTCAATTAGTGCTCAGAACATAAAACCAACTTTTGATGAACTTGAAAAATTTCGGACACCAAGTGTGAAAGGAGAAGGTGAAATGGTCGGTTTGTCAACTTTGTTTGCGAACAGGAAGAAAGGTCATTTCATGAAGGGTGATGCTGTTATTGTTGTGAAGGGGGATCTGAAAAATTTAAAGGGATGGGTTGAAAAGGTTGAGGAAGAGAATGTCCACATCAGACCAGAAATGAAAGGCCTTCCT AAAACTCTGGCTGTTAACGAAAAAGAGCTATGTAAGTACTTTGAGCCTGGGAATCATGTGAAGGTTGTCGCTGGGACTAAGGAAGGTGCAACTGGGATGGTTGTCAAGGTTGAGCAGCATGTGCTCATCATTTTATCTGATACAACCAAAGAACAT ATTCGTGTTTTTGCTGATGATGTTGTTGAGAGCTCTGAAGTAACGACTGGTGTTACAAAAATTGGGGATTATGAGCTTCATGACCTTGTGCTACTAGA TAACAATAGCTTTGGTGTAATTATACGTGTAGAAAGGGAAGCGTTTCAG GTTCTTAAGGGGGTTCCTGAGAGACCAGAGGTATCTCTTGTCAAATTGAGGGAAATCAAATGCAAGCTTGAGAAGAAATTTGACGTGCAAGATAGATATAGGAATACTGTTTCTGTAAAAGATGTGGTTAGGATACTTGAGGGTTCTTGTAAA GGGAAACAAGGCCCTGTTGAGCATATATACAAAGGAGTCTTGTTCGTTTATGATCGTCATCACCTTGAGCATGCTGGCTTTATATGTGCTAAAGCTGGTTCTTGTTGTGTAGTGGGAGGAGCACGTTCCAATGGGAATAGAAAT GGTGATTCCCTCTCAAGATTTGGTGGCTTCAAGACTCCACCTCGTGTACCACCTTCGCCAAGGAGATTTTCTAGGGGAGGTCCTCCATTTGATT CTGGAGGAAGGCACAGAGGTGGAAGAGGAGGGCATGATGCTTTGGTTGGGACTACTGTGAAAATTCGACAGGGCCCTTATAAGGGTTACCGTGGACGTGTTGTAGATATTAAAGGTCAATCAGTTCGAGTTGAGTTAGAGTCTCAAATGAAGGTTGTTACAG TCGACCGCAATTTTGTATCTGATAATGTCGTTATTTCAACACCGCACCG TGAGACATCCCGGTATGGTATGGGAAGTGAAACACCTATGCGCTCTGCACGAACTCCATTACATCCGTACATGACTCCTATGAGAGATCCTGGAG CAACACCTATCCATGATGGCATGAGGACACCTATGCGTGACAGGGCCTGGAATCCTTATGCACCAATGAGTCCACCTAG GGATAATTGGGAAGAAGGAAACCCTGCCTCTTGGGGGACCAGTCCACAGTATCAG CCAGGAAGTCCTCCTTCAAGGGCATATGAAGCACCTACACCTGGTTCGGGTTGGGCCAGCACTCCTGGCGGTAGTTACAGTGAGGCTGGAACACCGAGAGACAGCGGTTCAGCTTATG GCAATGCTCCAAGTCCCTATATGCCATCAACACCAAGTGGTCAGCCTATGACACCAAGCTCGGGACCCTATATTCCGGGTACACCTGGAGGGCAGCCAATGACACCAGGAACTGGTGGTCTTGATGCTATGTCTCCTGTAATAG GTCCTGAGAGTGAAGGACCATGGTTCGTGCCAGATATTTTGGTCAATGTGCACAAATCTGGGGATGAGACTCTTGGCGTTATCCAGGAGGTGCTTCCG GATGGGTCATGTAAGGTGGCCCTTGGATCAAGTGGCAGTGGGGATACAGTAATCGCCATGCCTAGTGAGATGGAAATCATACCACCGAAGAAATCAGACAAGATCAAAATCATGGGTGGCTCACTACGCGGTCTGACTGGCAAGCTAATCGGGGTAGATGGCACGGATGGCATTGTAAGGATAGATGACAGTCTTGATGTGAAGATATTGGACTTAGTTATACTAGCAAAATTACCctga
- the LOC105770621 gene encoding stearoyl-[acyl-carrier-protein] 9-desaturase 6, chloroplastic: MQLSHCLPTKNLSWTPRVHHRRHSPPTSAVRFSPISSAVTVSPPKHQKTHSMPPEKQEVFKSMENWATENVLPLLKPVKDCWQPQTFLPDPALPLEEFNDQVKELRERMAELPDDYFVVLVGDMITEEALPTYQTMINTLDGVKDETGASSSPWAVWTRAWTAEENRHGDLLRNYLYLSGRVNMFMIERTLQYLIGAGMDPGTENNPYLGFVYTSFQERATFVSHGNTARLAKEGGDPVLARICGTIAADEKRHEMAYSKIVGKLLEIDPTGAMLAIGDMMKKKITMPAHLMFDGEDPRLFEHFAAVAQRIGVYTSDDYADIVEALNERWGLEKLEGLRDEGRRAQEFVCNLAPRIRKLQERAEERAKKMGPQAVKFSWIFNREITL; this comes from the exons ATGCAACTCTCTCACTGCCTTCCTACCAAAAACCTCTCATGGACGCCACGTGTCCATCACCGTCGCCATTCTCCACCAACCTCCGCCGTCAGATTCTCCCCGATCTCCTCCGCCGTTACGGTATCTCCTCCGAAACATCAAAAGACTCACTCAATGCCACCCGAAAAGCAAGAAGTGTTCAAATCAATGGAAAACTGGGCCACCGAAAATGTATTACCTCTGCTCAAACCAGTCAAAGATTGCTGGCAACCGCAGACCTTTTTGCCGGATCCGGCATTACCATTGGAAGAGTTCAACGACCAAGTGAAGGAGCTGAGAGAACGCATGGCAGAGCTGCCGGATGATTATTTCGTGGTGTTGGTCGGAGATATGATAACGGAGGAGGCATTGCCGACGTATCAGACGATGATCAATACGTTGGATGGGGTGAAGGATGAGACAGGGGCTAGCTCTAGTCCGTGGGCTGTTTGGACACGGGCTTGGACGGCGGAGGAGAACCGGCACGGCGATTTGTTGAGGAATTATCTGTATTTGTCAGGGAGAGTTAATATGTTCATGATTGAGCGGACTCTGCAATATCTGATCGGCGCTGGAATG GACCCTGGAACCGAAAACAACCCATACTTGGGCTTCGTCTACACCTCATTCCAAGAGCGAGCTACCTTTGTATCCCACGGTAACACCGCTCGTTTAGCCAAGGAAGGTGGCGACCCAGTCTTGGCACGCATATGCGGCACCATTGCGGCGGACGAGAAACGCCATGAAATGGCCTACTCAAAGATAGTCGGCAAACTACTCGAAATCGACCCGACTGGAGCAATGCTAGCAATCGGCGAtatgatgaagaaaaagataacAATGCCAGCTCACTTGATGTTCGACGGCGAAGACCCACGGTTGTTTGAGCACTTCGCCGCCGTGGCACAGCGGATAGGAGTGTATACGTCGGATGATTACGCTGATATAGTGGAGGCATTGAATGAAAGGTGGGGATTGGAGAAGTTGGAAGGGTTGAGGGATGAAGGGAGGCGAGCGCAGGAATTTGTGTGCAACTTAGCGCCTAGGATTAGGAAATTACAAGAACGAGCAGAGGAGAGGGCTAAGAAAATGGGGCCTCAAGCAGTGAAGTTTAGCTGGATTTTCAATAGGGAGATTACATTGTAG